From a region of the Aeoliella mucimassa genome:
- a CDS encoding sodium:solute symporter family transporter, with product MHAWDYTLIVFYLVLPLLVGPWLARRVKSSNDLFSAGNQSPWWLSGLSAYMTMFSSGTFVVWGGIAFKYGLVSVSICMALGVAALLVAAFLARRWRNTGANSAAEFIYYRYGPGVVQMYTWLLMAARLIGVAVSIYSLAVISCELMPIPSDSFLANEHGRISTEAAIVIAGIAIIGYTVFGGLWSVLVTDMMQFVVLTSSVAIVVPLIVAEAGGVEAIGQSVPEGFFSPVASDFTWWFLVGWIVIHAMKIGGEWAFVQRLTCVPTPRDAVLSATLFGLLYLVTPIVWMTPAMVYRVIDPIPEELNADLVAYYPAFKVSELSASDQQAIAEGAFEKLSSEGTAKVRSGAIDRKAEAAYIRACRRVAPVGLLGMMMASMFAATASMANSELNVLAGAITNDIYAKMRGPAVSESHLVAVGRVLTVLIGALFIALALAVPKMGGAEGVILTITGLFVGPMVLPTIWGLFSDKIGAGATVLTVVVTAACAAYLKFGAEDVSWIHSNMRVAEILVGTLVPAAVLILCELLGRSVNPGAKQAAMLEKRLSESTSQTMLDLPLRIVAISLGTQSLVFFVLATALLTNSTRTVEARVG from the coding sequence ATGCATGCCTGGGACTACACACTGATCGTCTTCTACTTGGTCCTGCCGCTTTTGGTGGGGCCCTGGTTGGCTCGCCGTGTGAAATCGTCGAACGACCTCTTCTCAGCCGGCAATCAATCGCCTTGGTGGCTATCGGGCTTGAGTGCCTATATGACGATGTTCAGCTCGGGGACTTTCGTCGTATGGGGAGGAATCGCTTTTAAGTACGGGCTGGTCTCGGTAAGCATCTGCATGGCGCTCGGAGTTGCTGCGCTTTTGGTCGCTGCGTTTCTCGCCCGGCGTTGGCGCAACACCGGCGCCAACTCGGCTGCCGAGTTCATTTACTACCGCTACGGTCCTGGAGTCGTGCAGATGTATACCTGGTTGCTCATGGCGGCCAGGCTGATCGGTGTTGCCGTGTCGATTTACTCGCTGGCCGTGATCAGTTGCGAGCTGATGCCGATCCCTAGCGACTCGTTTCTCGCTAACGAACACGGCCGAATTTCTACCGAAGCGGCTATCGTGATCGCAGGCATAGCAATCATCGGCTACACGGTATTCGGGGGGCTCTGGTCGGTCTTGGTGACCGACATGATGCAGTTTGTTGTGCTGACTTCTTCGGTGGCGATCGTGGTACCACTGATCGTTGCCGAAGCGGGAGGAGTCGAGGCCATTGGGCAATCGGTGCCAGAAGGATTCTTCTCGCCGGTGGCCAGCGACTTCACGTGGTGGTTTCTCGTTGGCTGGATCGTCATCCACGCGATGAAGATCGGGGGAGAGTGGGCGTTCGTGCAGCGATTGACCTGCGTGCCGACCCCCCGAGACGCAGTGTTGAGTGCTACGTTGTTCGGTTTGCTCTATCTGGTAACTCCCATCGTTTGGATGACACCGGCCATGGTTTATCGTGTGATCGATCCCATTCCCGAAGAGTTGAATGCCGATTTGGTCGCGTACTATCCAGCGTTCAAAGTCAGCGAACTCTCCGCTTCCGATCAGCAAGCAATCGCGGAAGGGGCTTTTGAAAAGCTCTCGAGCGAAGGTACTGCGAAGGTGCGTAGCGGGGCAATCGATCGCAAGGCTGAAGCTGCTTATATTCGTGCCTGTCGGCGGGTGGCTCCCGTCGGACTGCTCGGCATGATGATGGCCTCGATGTTCGCCGCCACGGCAAGCATGGCCAACTCGGAGCTCAACGTGCTCGCCGGGGCGATCACCAACGACATCTACGCAAAGATGCGGGGACCAGCGGTTAGCGAATCGCACCTGGTCGCCGTAGGACGGGTGCTCACGGTGCTCATCGGGGCTCTCTTCATTGCGCTGGCCTTGGCAGTACCCAAAATGGGAGGAGCCGAAGGCGTGATTCTCACCATCACCGGGCTGTTTGTTGGGCCGATGGTGTTGCCGACTATTTGGGGACTGTTTTCCGACAAGATCGGCGCGGGGGCTACCGTGCTCACCGTGGTGGTCACGGCCGCTTGTGCGGCTTACCTGAAGTTCGGTGCAGAGGATGTATCGTGGATTCATTCGAATATGCGTGTTGCCGAGATCCTCGTGGGCACGCTCGTACCTGCGGCGGTGCTTATCCTGTGTGAGTTATTGGGAAGATCAGTAAACCCAGGAGCTAAGCAAGCAGCCATGTTGGAGAAGCGATTGAGCGAGAGTACTTCGCAGACCATGCTGGATTTGCCGCTACGCATCGTGGCCATTAGCTTAGGTACCCAATCGCTGGTGTTCTTTGTGTTGGCAACGGCCTTGTTGACTAACTCCACTCGAACTGTGGAAGCCCGAGTTGGGTGA
- a CDS encoding helix-turn-helix domain-containing protein: MKKHIVCLDHQARGGLEQLARSGARAAQVVRRCQILLKSDSGCTDEEIAEHVGCTTRNVRAVRKRFCEEGVQRAVYDAPRSGRPPEFTKRQQQQVIALACSEPPEGRARWTLELLCEHAVKEGFVDSLSVTEVSLWLKEHDLKPWRKKLGACPS, translated from the coding sequence ATGAAAAAGCACATTGTTTGCCTGGACCACCAGGCCCGTGGAGGTTTGGAGCAGCTAGCACGCTCAGGCGCCCGCGCGGCGCAAGTGGTGCGTCGCTGCCAGATATTATTGAAATCGGACTCGGGATGCACCGACGAAGAGATCGCCGAGCATGTGGGCTGCACGACGCGCAACGTCCGAGCCGTCCGAAAGCGGTTCTGCGAAGAGGGCGTCCAGCGGGCGGTGTACGATGCGCCTCGCTCGGGCCGCCCCCCAGAGTTCACCAAGCGGCAGCAGCAACAGGTAATCGCCCTGGCGTGCAGCGAGCCGCCCGAGGGACGGGCTCGCTGGACGCTGGAATTGTTGTGCGAGCACGCGGTGAAGGAAGGCTTCGTCGATTCGCTCAGCGTGACGGAGGTCTCGCTGTGGCTCAAGGAACACGACCTGAAGCCGTGGCGAAAAAAACTTGGTGCGTGCCCAAGCTGA
- a CDS encoding FAD-dependent oxidoreductase — MLLRDDNAHRDLHSIDIEADLVVVGGGLAGCCCAITAAREGLQVALVQDRPVLGGNASSEVRLWTLGATSHMGNNNRWAREGGVIDEILVENTYRNPEGNAVLLDSLILEKVTAEPKLRLLLNTSVYDLHKEQDNTISAVVAFCSQNSTRYTLRSRLFCDASGDGIVGFLSGAAFRIGAEARSEFGEQLAPLKEHRELLGHSLYFYTRDTGQPIQYVAPSFALEDITQIPRYKSFNSSHQGCQLWWIELGGSRDTVHESEEIKWDLWKIVYGVWNHIKNSGQFPEAETLTLEWVGLIPGKRESRRFEGDYMLTQQDIVEQRPHNDAVSYGGWAIDLHPVDSIFSKQSPCTQWHSKGVYGIPYRCMYSRNIANLFLAGRVISSSHIAFGSTRVMATCAHNAQAVGMAAVLCHKHQLQPRDVGSADHIHELQQALVAKGQFIPQVAGVHPDDLARRATVTTSSEFQLTEFPPSGETVPLTDSLALMVPVRAGRCPQITMQVAIPCDCELQVQLRTCSRLASFTPDTLVEQKQVALNTGPASHLNIKRSSASTYATNGPYPSATSAMETSTVPQTHRWHQVAIDFEHHFTDDGYAFVCFMANPDVTIQLSNHRVSGLLTLTQRGDRKVARGAVQSPPADSGIDTFEFWLPERRPGGKNIAARFSPPVSGFQGVNLVNGWSRPTTAPNCWTAALSDPAPVVELQWDEIQSIQRIALSFDTDFDHAMETVLMGHPERIMPLCVQRYRVWEMHGELLCEKHDNHQTRNEITFDKPIRTDRLRVEIDHPSPHVPASLFSISCYAE; from the coding sequence ATGTTACTACGTGACGATAATGCACATCGTGATCTACACTCCATCGATATCGAAGCTGATTTGGTAGTCGTCGGCGGTGGTCTGGCAGGTTGCTGCTGCGCGATCACTGCGGCCAGAGAGGGACTGCAGGTCGCTTTGGTTCAAGACCGCCCTGTGCTGGGAGGCAACGCATCAAGCGAGGTTCGACTCTGGACGCTGGGGGCCACTTCGCACATGGGCAACAACAACCGTTGGGCCCGCGAAGGTGGCGTGATCGATGAGATCCTGGTAGAGAATACCTACCGGAATCCTGAAGGCAACGCGGTGCTGCTTGATAGTCTTATTCTGGAGAAAGTCACAGCCGAGCCGAAACTACGTTTGCTGCTCAACACCTCGGTCTATGATCTTCACAAAGAGCAAGACAACACGATTTCTGCCGTGGTGGCCTTTTGTAGTCAGAATTCTACCCGCTATACGCTGCGGTCACGATTGTTTTGCGACGCCTCGGGCGATGGCATCGTTGGCTTCTTGTCGGGTGCTGCGTTTCGGATTGGCGCTGAAGCACGCTCGGAGTTCGGCGAACAACTCGCCCCCCTCAAGGAGCATCGAGAACTATTGGGGCACTCCCTCTACTTTTATACGCGTGACACTGGCCAGCCGATTCAGTACGTTGCTCCCTCGTTCGCGTTAGAAGATATCACCCAGATCCCTCGCTATAAATCATTCAATTCATCGCACCAGGGTTGTCAACTCTGGTGGATTGAGCTGGGGGGTAGCCGCGACACGGTACACGAGTCGGAAGAGATCAAGTGGGATCTTTGGAAAATCGTATATGGCGTGTGGAACCACATCAAAAACTCTGGCCAGTTCCCTGAAGCGGAAACGCTTACCTTGGAGTGGGTGGGACTCATCCCAGGCAAACGTGAGAGTCGCCGATTCGAAGGGGACTACATGCTCACCCAGCAGGACATCGTAGAGCAGCGCCCGCACAACGACGCAGTAAGCTACGGCGGGTGGGCCATCGATTTGCACCCGGTCGATTCGATCTTCAGCAAACAATCCCCCTGCACGCAGTGGCACTCCAAAGGTGTCTACGGCATTCCCTACCGTTGCATGTATAGTCGCAATATCGCTAATTTGTTTCTGGCCGGCCGGGTGATCAGCTCCTCACATATCGCGTTTGGTTCCACGCGAGTGATGGCCACCTGTGCTCACAACGCGCAGGCAGTCGGCATGGCGGCCGTACTCTGTCACAAACATCAGTTACAGCCTCGCGACGTCGGCAGTGCAGACCACATCCACGAGCTTCAGCAAGCGTTAGTGGCCAAAGGACAGTTTATCCCACAAGTGGCAGGCGTTCACCCCGACGACCTTGCTAGGCGTGCAACCGTGACGACCAGCAGTGAGTTTCAGCTGACCGAGTTCCCACCATCGGGGGAAACGGTTCCGCTCACCGATTCTCTGGCGTTGATGGTTCCCGTACGCGCTGGGCGGTGCCCTCAAATCACCATGCAAGTGGCCATTCCCTGCGATTGCGAGCTACAAGTGCAGCTTCGCACCTGCAGTCGATTGGCAAGTTTCACTCCCGATACTTTGGTTGAACAAAAGCAGGTCGCCCTCAACACAGGTCCAGCGAGCCATCTAAACATTAAGCGATCCTCGGCAAGCACCTATGCGACGAATGGACCGTATCCTTCGGCGACCTCAGCGATGGAAACATCGACGGTTCCTCAGACTCATCGATGGCATCAAGTCGCGATCGACTTCGAGCACCACTTTACTGACGATGGATATGCGTTCGTCTGCTTCATGGCGAACCCCGACGTTACCATTCAGCTAAGCAACCATCGCGTGTCGGGTTTATTGACACTCACCCAGCGAGGAGATCGCAAAGTTGCCCGCGGGGCGGTGCAGTCGCCTCCCGCGGACAGTGGTATCGACACATTTGAGTTTTGGCTGCCGGAGCGTCGCCCAGGCGGCAAGAACATTGCTGCGAGATTCTCTCCACCCGTCTCCGGTTTTCAGGGAGTCAATCTGGTAAACGGCTGGAGTCGACCGACCACAGCCCCCAATTGCTGGACAGCTGCGTTGAGTGATCCCGCCCCCGTGGTGGAGTTGCAATGGGACGAGATTCAATCGATCCAACGAATCGCGCTGTCGTTCGATACCGACTTCGACCACGCAATGGAAACCGTATTGATGGGGCATCCGGAACGGATCATGCCTTTATGCGTTCAGCGATATCGAGTGTGGGAAATGCATGGCGAACTGCTGTGCGAGAAGCACGACAATCATCAAACCCGTAACGAAATCACTTTCGACAAGCCGATACGCACCGATCGATTGCGTGTGGAAATCGATCACCCCAGCCCCCACGTACCCGCCAGTTTGTTTAGCATCAGCTGCTATGCGGAGTGA
- a CDS encoding IS630 family transposase, translating into MPKLNDEFCERMEDVLEQYEKPLDPNEPVVCLDEQPYQRVDDARPPEPAAPGKIAKQDYEYRRCGTCSVFVAVEPKAGKRFVQAKRHRKRADFARFVRDLLKRYPDAERVHLVMDNLNTHNEKSLIETFGEEAARPMLERIVWHFTPKHASWLNMAEIEISAIQRQCLGRRLASLDKVQSELSHCSRDRNRKKIKINWTFHRKDAKRVFPELYRK; encoded by the coding sequence GTGCCCAAGCTGAACGACGAGTTCTGTGAGCGGATGGAGGACGTCCTCGAGCAGTACGAGAAGCCGCTCGACCCGAACGAGCCGGTCGTCTGCCTCGACGAGCAGCCCTATCAGAGGGTCGACGACGCGCGGCCGCCCGAGCCCGCGGCACCCGGCAAGATCGCGAAGCAGGACTACGAGTACCGCCGCTGCGGAACCTGCAGCGTGTTCGTGGCGGTCGAGCCGAAGGCGGGCAAGCGATTCGTTCAGGCCAAGCGTCACCGCAAGCGAGCCGACTTCGCCCGGTTCGTCCGCGACCTCTTGAAGCGCTATCCCGACGCAGAGCGGGTTCATCTGGTGATGGACAACCTCAACACGCACAACGAGAAGTCGTTGATCGAAACCTTTGGCGAGGAGGCGGCTCGGCCAATGCTGGAGCGGATTGTGTGGCATTTTACCCCCAAGCATGCCAGTTGGCTCAACATGGCCGAGATCGAAATCTCGGCCATACAGCGACAATGCCTGGGACGTCGGTTGGCTTCGCTCGACAAGGTTCAAAGCGAACTCTCCCACTGTTCACGCGACCGCAATCGGAAGAAAATCAAAATCAATTGGACCTTCCATCGAAAAGACGCCAAACGCGTCTTCCCTGAACTCTATAGGAAATGA
- a CDS encoding FAD-dependent oxidoreductase has product MKRKTEEYEVVVCGGGLAGFCAAVASARGGASTVLIHNRPVLGGNSSSEIGVTPHGAAAFHAYARETGIISELLIEERAMNHAEVYENGWTNSVWDLVLYNMAVSTANLTVHLNTNIQEVVLQGEGVSSSWADLLDEVTHQYGYSHRPTCHGNQPATIAEVKALVLNAELELTIRGRMFIDCTGDGLVGDRAGCEWRMGSEGREEFNEPHAPLQPSTDTMGSSIHFRAKDLGYPVTYHAPDWAIKHEDASYFYDQGRLPKEERGGYWWLEIGVPYHTIYDNEDIRHELTRHTLGVWDWIKNRDPVMKDRAKNYALDWIGQVPGKRESRRIIGRYFVTEHDVQNRTVFEDEVAFGGWFVDLHTPGGLLANSSEPCSAGEQEYNTFSEYSVKSYCGPYGIPLRCLMAKDATNLLMAGRNISASHAALGTMRVMGTTALMGQACGTAAAYAVRNKIATAELSHGDAIAAIQQTLLREGCFLPNVRNQDTCDLARLATATSSSDAQVSEAGPHTQGCHAGLAEWRDQPQYHQQQLDSRKGQLIAIGHEGIDVVSVCLTNRSGTPQSVEAAIYAVDHVWDYRVEPGPSLATAMLQVLPGEEQWVDWSVQLDAAQIAEHPQYLRLDLLTNPAVEWLTAGNIEPGMTSYYQIGAEKMRRFANGSTLSVRVMPHQSAYPASMVLSGTTRPHRSTNVWRSDPNQPLPQWLDLSWDSVQAIGLIELTFPGHLLREYHAYAPHYRDPQTPADYSIQCEVDGEWQTVATCTDNYQRRGIHRLPRGIETRKLRITVTRTNGDPSAAINEIRCYTDLQ; this is encoded by the coding sequence ATGAAACGCAAAACCGAAGAGTACGAGGTAGTTGTCTGCGGCGGAGGTCTAGCCGGCTTCTGTGCAGCAGTCGCCTCGGCGCGGGGCGGCGCCAGCACGGTGCTCATCCACAATCGCCCGGTGCTTGGAGGCAATAGTTCTTCGGAAATCGGCGTGACTCCCCACGGAGCGGCTGCCTTTCATGCTTATGCACGTGAGACGGGCATTATCTCCGAGTTGCTCATCGAAGAGCGAGCGATGAACCACGCGGAGGTCTACGAGAATGGCTGGACTAACAGCGTGTGGGACCTCGTGCTCTACAATATGGCTGTATCCACAGCGAACTTAACCGTGCACTTGAACACCAACATTCAGGAAGTTGTACTGCAGGGAGAAGGAGTAAGCTCGTCCTGGGCTGATCTACTGGACGAAGTCACTCATCAGTATGGCTATAGTCATCGCCCGACGTGTCATGGCAACCAGCCGGCAACCATCGCCGAGGTGAAAGCCTTGGTGCTGAACGCCGAACTCGAACTCACGATCCGCGGACGGATGTTTATTGATTGCACCGGCGATGGATTGGTGGGCGATCGGGCGGGGTGTGAGTGGCGGATGGGCAGCGAGGGGCGAGAGGAGTTCAACGAGCCACACGCTCCGCTGCAGCCAAGTACCGATACGATGGGGAGCAGTATTCACTTTCGCGCTAAAGACTTGGGTTACCCCGTTACCTACCACGCGCCCGACTGGGCCATCAAGCACGAAGACGCCAGCTATTTCTACGATCAAGGTCGCCTGCCAAAGGAAGAACGCGGCGGCTACTGGTGGCTCGAAATCGGCGTGCCTTATCACACGATCTACGACAACGAGGATATTCGCCACGAGCTGACGCGGCATACGCTCGGCGTGTGGGACTGGATCAAAAACCGTGACCCCGTGATGAAAGACCGAGCGAAGAACTACGCCCTCGATTGGATCGGGCAAGTTCCCGGTAAACGGGAGAGCCGCAGGATCATCGGGCGGTACTTTGTGACCGAGCACGATGTTCAGAATCGCACTGTGTTTGAAGACGAAGTTGCCTTCGGTGGATGGTTTGTCGATTTACACACTCCCGGTGGATTGTTGGCAAACTCAAGCGAACCCTGCTCGGCTGGCGAGCAGGAATACAACACCTTCTCGGAGTATTCCGTGAAGTCGTACTGTGGTCCTTATGGCATTCCGCTGCGTTGTCTGATGGCAAAGGATGCCACTAATCTCTTGATGGCAGGGCGCAATATTAGTGCTTCGCACGCGGCGCTGGGCACCATGCGCGTGATGGGCACCACGGCCTTGATGGGACAGGCGTGCGGAACCGCTGCCGCTTACGCGGTGAGAAACAAAATAGCCACCGCCGAGTTGTCGCATGGCGATGCGATTGCTGCGATTCAGCAAACGTTGTTGCGAGAGGGATGCTTTCTGCCCAACGTGCGAAACCAAGACACGTGCGATCTCGCCCGCCTGGCGACGGCGACATCAAGCAGCGACGCCCAGGTTAGCGAAGCGGGACCTCATACGCAAGGTTGTCACGCGGGGCTTGCCGAGTGGCGAGACCAACCGCAATACCACCAGCAGCAGCTCGACAGTCGCAAAGGTCAGCTCATTGCCATTGGGCATGAAGGTATCGATGTGGTGTCGGTCTGTTTAACTAATCGCAGTGGAACACCGCAGTCGGTCGAAGCGGCCATCTACGCGGTCGACCATGTGTGGGACTACCGCGTCGAACCGGGCCCATCGCTCGCTACGGCAATGCTGCAGGTGTTGCCAGGCGAGGAGCAGTGGGTCGACTGGTCGGTGCAACTGGACGCTGCTCAAATTGCCGAACACCCGCAATACTTGCGACTCGATCTGCTTACAAATCCTGCTGTTGAATGGCTTACCGCTGGCAACATCGAGCCCGGGATGACCAGCTACTATCAAATTGGTGCAGAGAAAATGCGTCGATTCGCGAATGGGTCGACCTTGAGTGTTCGGGTGATGCCACACCAGTCGGCTTATCCTGCAAGCATGGTACTGTCGGGTACAACTCGCCCCCACCGATCTACCAATGTGTGGCGTTCCGATCCCAATCAACCGCTCCCGCAATGGCTCGATCTGTCGTGGGATTCGGTGCAGGCGATCGGCCTGATCGAGCTGACGTTTCCTGGCCATTTGCTCCGTGAGTACCATGCCTACGCTCCTCACTATCGCGATCCTCAGACTCCCGCTGACTATTCCATTCAGTGTGAAGTAGATGGAGAATGGCAAACTGTGGCTACATGCACCGATAACTACCAGCGGAGGGGGATTCATAGGTTGCCACGGGGAATCGAGACTCGAAAGTTGCGAATCACGGTGACTCGTACCAACGGCGATCCATCGGCCGCAATCAATGAAATACGTTGCTACACCGACCTCCAATGA
- a CDS encoding DUF1559 domain-containing protein, with product MMTFLGGRKSTRSTFNGFTLVELLVVIAIIGILVALLLPAVQAAREAARRMTCSNNLKNMMLAAHNYHTAMGEFPTSATLARTSEDQSSGLHVQLLPYVEQSQLGELVDDEMDAEGHLSNLSQQLTAIKLPLFWCPSRTEEAYEDWSQGQSTSTYYGVMGAGRNSYCLQKNGSRQAKATAQLLENSHCGQVYTDGVFFPYGTVKIREITDGTSQTLAMGERTYQLRTYFHGAFYSGAPGAFTKVCSHGSKNIRYGIVTPQDVGYYVANETGDTPKTVLFNDLFFGSEHPGGAQFAYADGSVSLIEKEIDLGVLRNLATRNGSEVDEQGVIDATVDRPCNGSSTPPPPQR from the coding sequence ATGATGACTTTTCTCGGTGGAAGGAAGTCGACAAGGTCGACATTCAATGGCTTTACGTTGGTTGAGTTGTTGGTGGTTATCGCCATCATCGGAATCTTGGTTGCCTTGCTCTTGCCGGCGGTGCAGGCAGCCCGAGAAGCAGCTCGTCGGATGACGTGCAGCAACAATCTTAAGAACATGATGCTGGCAGCGCATAACTACCACACCGCGATGGGAGAGTTTCCCACATCCGCAACGCTGGCGCGAACCTCGGAAGACCAAAGCTCTGGCCTGCATGTGCAGTTGCTACCCTATGTGGAGCAATCGCAGCTAGGCGAATTGGTAGACGACGAGATGGATGCCGAAGGGCACCTTTCGAACCTGTCGCAACAGTTGACAGCCATCAAGCTTCCACTGTTTTGGTGTCCTAGCCGAACCGAGGAAGCCTACGAAGACTGGAGCCAGGGGCAGTCGACTTCCACCTACTACGGGGTGATGGGGGCGGGACGAAACAGCTACTGCTTACAAAAAAATGGCAGCCGCCAAGCCAAAGCCACTGCTCAGTTGCTCGAGAATAGCCACTGCGGTCAGGTTTACACCGACGGAGTGTTTTTCCCCTACGGAACCGTAAAAATACGTGAAATCACCGATGGCACCAGCCAGACCTTGGCCATGGGCGAACGTACGTACCAACTTCGTACGTACTTCCATGGGGCCTTCTACAGCGGGGCTCCGGGAGCGTTCACCAAGGTTTGTAGCCACGGTTCCAAAAACATTCGCTACGGTATCGTCACTCCGCAAGACGTTGGTTATTACGTTGCCAACGAAACTGGTGACACTCCCAAAACGGTTTTGTTCAATGACCTGTTCTTCGGCAGCGAGCATCCAGGTGGAGCCCAGTTTGCTTATGCCGATGGAAGTGTATCGCTGATCGAGAAAGAGATCGATCTCGGGGTGTTGCGAAACCTGGCAACCCGTAATGGGTCGGAAGTGGACGAACAGGGAGTGATCGACGCAACGGTCGACCGCCCCTGCAATGGTTCCTCGACTCCACCCCCACCTCAGCGTTAG
- a CDS encoding IS5 family transposase produces the protein MATKEKRTYKVTNWKEYNKSLIERGNITIWFSDEALENWEHPNDQTKVGRPFVFSDTAIECLLTIRELLKLPYRQTEGFGRSLVAMLGVEAAIPNYSSLAKRASKLNVSLDIANKRGDIDIVVDSTGMKVFGEGEWKMRTHGKSKRRTWRKLHLSVNPDTREIVAEILTENSCHDADAVPEMLEQVEQPVKKFHGDGSYDKWKVYEGLESEGIEPVIPPQHNAKIKQHGNSAEEPLPRDEAIRQIRRKGRRSWKEEVGYHRRSLAETTMYRVKQSFGSHLKNRVFENQQTEARLRCKIINQFTQLGLPQFEWS, from the coding sequence ATGGCTACGAAAGAAAAACGAACCTACAAAGTCACGAACTGGAAGGAGTATAACAAGTCGCTCATCGAGCGTGGAAACATCACTATTTGGTTTAGCGACGAGGCGTTGGAGAACTGGGAACATCCTAACGACCAGACAAAAGTCGGTCGCCCTTTTGTCTTCAGCGATACGGCGATCGAGTGCTTGCTGACGATTCGCGAACTGCTGAAACTTCCCTATCGGCAGACTGAGGGATTCGGCCGCTCGCTGGTGGCGATGTTGGGCGTCGAGGCAGCGATTCCCAATTATTCTTCGCTCGCCAAGCGAGCCAGCAAGCTGAATGTTTCGCTCGATATCGCTAACAAGAGGGGCGACATCGATATCGTGGTGGATAGCACCGGCATGAAAGTGTTTGGCGAGGGCGAATGGAAGATGCGGACGCATGGCAAGTCGAAGCGGCGGACATGGCGGAAGCTGCATTTGTCGGTGAATCCTGACACCCGCGAGATTGTGGCGGAGATTTTGACCGAGAACAGTTGCCACGATGCCGATGCGGTTCCCGAAATGCTGGAGCAGGTGGAGCAGCCCGTAAAAAAGTTTCACGGCGACGGTAGTTACGACAAGTGGAAGGTTTATGAAGGGCTGGAATCCGAAGGCATTGAGCCGGTGATTCCGCCGCAGCACAACGCCAAGATCAAACAACATGGCAACTCTGCGGAGGAGCCTTTGCCCCGGGACGAGGCAATTCGTCAGATTCGACGCAAGGGGCGTAGGAGTTGGAAAGAGGAAGTGGGCTATCATCGTAGAAGCTTGGCGGAAACGACCATGTACCGAGTGAAACAAAGCTTTGGGAGCCATCTCAAAAACCGAGTATTCGAAAACCAACAAACGGAAGCCCGCTTGCGCTGTAAAATCATCAATCAATTCACCCAACTCGGGCTTCCACAGTTCGAGTGGAGTTAG